One Hordeum vulgare subsp. vulgare chromosome 4H, MorexV3_pseudomolecules_assembly, whole genome shotgun sequence DNA window includes the following coding sequences:
- the LOC123450707 gene encoding uncharacterized protein LOC123450707, translated as MASTIGASGPRGFENIEPLTGNNFQTWKDSLLLHLGWHEVDLALRESKPEEPPKGATGYAELKKAYDTKVEQWERSNRMALLIMNFSISTEIKGAIPTKENAAEYLKSVEEQFKGSEKVYADELLHKLLAKYDGQGSVREHILSMSNAAAKLKTMKCDLNEELLVLLVFRSLPSQFNPFKINYNSLETKWKLPELIAHCV; from the exons ATGGCCTCAACCATTGGTG CTTCCGGTCCTCGTGGTTTCGAAAACATCGAGCCACTAACAGGAAACAACTTCCAAACATGGAAGGACTCGTTGCTATTGCACTTAGGTTGGCATGAGGTTGACCTCGCGCTTAGAGAAAGTAAACCAGAGGAACCTCCAAAGGGTGCCACTGGGTATGCTGAGCTTAAGAAAGCCTATGACACTAAAGTTGAGCAGTGGGAGAGGTCGAACAGAATGGCACTCCTAATTATGAACTTCTCCATCTCAACTGAGATTAAAGGGGCTATTCCCACTAAAGAAAATGCCGCCGAATATTTGAAATCGGTGGAAGAACAATTTAAGGGCTCAGAGAAAGTGTATGCTGATGAGCTTTTACACAAATTGCTTGCAAAATATGATGGGCAAGGAAGTGTGAGGGAACACATATTAAGTATGAGCAATGCCGCGGCAAAGCTTAAAACCATGAAGTGTGACTTGAACGAAGAGCTTCTTGTGCTCCTTGTTTTTAGGTCACTACCCTCACAGTTCAATCCATTTAAGATAAATTACAACTCTCTTGAAACTAAATGGAAACTACCTGAGCTCATTGCACATTGTGTTtag